The Chloroflexota bacterium genome contains the following window.
GGACGGCGCGCTGGTCGTGGCCACCGAGGACAAGCGGCTCGACCGGGAGGACACCGAGGCGATTGCGGCCACCATCATGCCGCGCGCCCAGTTCGAGCGGTTCCGCCAGCTGAGCGAGATGGATCTCGCCTACAGCGTGCCGGGGCTCGGACGGTTCCGCTGCAACGTCTACCACCAGCGCGGGACGGTGGGCCTGGTCTTCCGCGTCATCCCCACGACGGTGCCCACGATCGACCAGCTCGGCCTGCCGCAGGTGCTCAAGCGCATCGCGGAGGAGGATCGCGGGCTGGTGCTGGTGACCGGCACCACCGGATCGGGCAAGAGCACGACGTTGGCCGCGATGATCGACCACGTCAACCACGGGCGGTCGAGCCACATCATGACGGTGGAGGATCCCATCGAGTACCTCCACCGCGATCACCTCTCGATCGTGAACCAGCGCGAGGTGGCGGTGGACACACCCAGCTTCGCGCACGCGCTGCGCAGCGCGCTGCGGCAGGATCCGGACGTCATCCTCGTCGGCGAGATGCGCGACCTCGAGACCGTGGAGACCGCCCTGCTGGCGGCCGAGACGGGCCACCTGGTGTTCTCGACCCTGCACACGCTCGACGCGCCCGAGAGCATCAACCGCATCATCGCCGTCTTCCCGCCGCACCAGCAGCGACAGATTCGCATCCAGCTCGCCAGCGTGCTGCGTGCGGTGATCAGCCAGCGCCTGATGCCCCGGGCGGCCGGCCTCGGGCGCTGCGCCGCCGTCGAGGTGATGGTGGCCACCCCCTTCATCCGCGACTGCATCGTCGACAAGGACAAGACGCACCTGATCCTCGGGGCGATCGCCTCCGGCACGTCGCAATACGGCATGCAGACCTTCGATCAGTCGATCTTCAGCCTCTACGAGCGCGGGATCGTCTCCTACGAGGACGCGCTGCGCTACGCGTCGAACAAGGACGAGTTCAAGCTGAAGGTGCAGGGCATCGCGACGACGGCCG
Protein-coding sequences here:
- a CDS encoding type IV pilus twitching motility protein PilT translates to MHINDLLRGAVERRASDLHLKVGSYPMMRVDGALVVATEDKRLDREDTEAIAATIMPRAQFERFRQLSEMDLAYSVPGLGRFRCNVYHQRGTVGLVFRVIPTTVPTIDQLGLPQVLKRIAEEDRGLVLVTGTTGSGKSTTLAAMIDHVNHGRSSHIMTVEDPIEYLHRDHLSIVNQREVAVDTPSFAHALRSALRQDPDVILVGEMRDLETVETALLAAETGHLVFSTLHTLDAPESINRIIAVFPPHQQRQIRIQLASVLRAVISQRLMPRAAGLGRCAAVEVMVATPFIRDCIVDKDKTHLILGAIASGTSQYGMQTFDQSIFSLYERGIVSYEDALRYASNKDEFKLKVQGIATTAEMARDSMMRAAGEDPDIIRFGR